The sequence below is a genomic window from Lysobacter stagni.
GATCGGAAGATCGATGCCCTGATCCTGGAGTCGGGCTCGAGTCTGGATTACTTCACCGGCATCCAGTGGCATCGCTCGGAGCGGACGACGGCCGCCGTGATTCCGGCCCGCGGCGATGTCGTCGTCGTGACGCCGGCGTTCGAAGAACCCTCCGTTCGCGAGACGCTGGCCGTGAGCGGCGACGTGCGCCCATGGAACGAACATGAAAGCCCGTTCGAGCGCCTCGTTGGCGTATTGCGCGATCGCGGTGTGAGTTCCGGCGCGATCGCCTTCGAACCCACCACGCGTGTGTTCATCGTCGACGGCGTGCGCGAGGCAGGTGCGGGGGGCTATCGCGTGGTATCCGGCGATGCGCTGGTGAAGGCCGTCCGGCTGATCAAGTCCCCGGCCGAACTCGCGCTGATGCAAGCGGCCAACAACGTCACGCTGGCAGCGCTGCGCCATGTCCATGGCAACGTCCGACAGGGCATGCGGCCCGACGAGATCGCTGCCATGACAAACGCCGCCACCGTGGCCCTGGGCGGCGAGCCGGGATTCGCGCTCGTGCTGCTCAACGAGGCCAGCGCCTATCCGCACGGTTCAAAGCAGCCGCAGATCGTGCGCGAAGGTTCGGTCATCCTGATGGACGTGGGCTGCACCGTGCATGGCTATCAGTCGGACATCTCACGCACGTGGGTGATGGGCCAGCCAACGGCGAAACAACGAAAAGTGTGGGAGACCGTCAAGCGCGGACAGGAGCTCGCATTGGCGACCGCAAAACCGGGCACGCCGGTGGGTGCGATAGACGACGCCGTGCGCGCCTACTACGAAAAGGAAGGCTGGGGCCCCGGCTATCGCTTGCCCGGCCTGTCCCACCGCACCGGCCACGGCATCGGGCTGGACGGTCACGAGCCGCCTTACCTCGTGCATGGCGACACCACACCGCTTGCACCGGGCATGTGCTTTTCCGACGAGCCGGGCCTCTACATCCCCGGAGAATTCGGAATCCGGATGGAAGACTGCTGGTACATGACCGAGACGGGACCGAAGCTTTTCACCGAGCTGGCCCGATCGATCGAGGCGCCGATCTGACGGCTTCCGGAAGCTGGTGCTAATGTCCGCTTTCGGACTCGAATGGCGGTCGTCAACACAGTTGTTTGTCCCATCCTTCTCGCAGGGGGCGAGGAAACATGCGCTGCTTCAATCGTCATGGCGCCGACGCGGTCGGTGCCTGCAAGCAATGTGGCAAGGGACTTTGTCCGTTGTGCCTGACCGATCTGGGGCACGGGCTTGCATGCAAGGACCTGCACGAAGATGACGTGCAAGGCATCAACAGTTTGGTTATGCGAAACCGGCAGCTCACCAGCGTCGCGCCTAAAGCATGGTTCGTGGTGCCGACATTCACCGCGTTCCTTGGCGCCGTCTTCCTCGGCTCCAGTCTCTTCACCCACGGAAGGGGGGGTGTGTTCTCCGCCCTCATGGGCGCTGGGTTCCTGACTTATGCGGCCGTGCTCTTCGTGGTGAACTACCGCGCGTTCAAGGGCGTGAAATCGCAGTTGGTGTAATTGGCTGTCCCAAGGAATTTGACCAATGTCCGCTTCTGGCCGATAGCGGACATTGGGGTAGGGCGGACGGCGGAGCTGGTGCTAATGTCCGCTTTCGACCCAAAGCGGACATTGGACATGGAACGTTTTTTGCTCGCCGTGCTGATGCTGACCCTTTCGGCGGCAGCAAGGGCAGATGATCGCTGTCCGGTCGAAGTGCGCGTCCACGCTACAACCCATGGGACAGGTATCGGCATAAATGGATCGAGCTGCAAAGCCAGCCTCGAGGAGTTCTGGCGCGTCGTGGAGGGCCGCCTTCCGCGTCCGTTACCTCGGGATCTGACGTGGTTGTCCTTGATGATGCCTGCCGGTGCCGACCAGGTCGCCGCCATGTCGCGCGCGTGGGGCCGTGGCTGCAATTCCCCCGGGTGGCTCGGGGCGTCCTTCCTGGCAGCTTACAAACAAGAGCCGGCCGCCAGGGTCCTGGCGCCCTCATTGGCCAAACTGACGCCCGTCCCTGACAGTGTGGACAACTTCTACGTAGTCAAACGCTCGAAGGGGAGCATCAGCAATTCGGCGTGCGATGGCGACTTGATGGAACCCGTCATCTATTACAGCCTTTCGCCTGCCCGCTGAACGTCCGCTTCTGGCCGTTAGCGGACATTAGGCGGGGCAGCAGCGGGGACTGGCGCAAATGTCGGCTTTCGCCCCGACCCGAAGAGGACCTCTGCCGGCCCCTCGCACCACCTGACCGTGCTAATTTCCGCCTTGCCAAGTCGCCAAGGGGACGCAGGATGCGCAGGTTGATTGGATCCGCACTGGGTATCGCCGTAGCGATTGCATCCGTCCAAGCGTCGGCTACCGGCACTGATCCCCTGACCGAAGTGGCGCAGGCTGTTGTGCAGACGCAGACCATGTCGGCACGCTGCCAAAAGTCGTTGCCGGGCCTGAAGCCACAGTTGCAGGACGCTCGCACCACTTGGACGTCGATGCTCAGCGCCGACCAACTGCAGGCTGCCGAAGCATACGAGCAAAGCAAGGACGGGAAGAGGTTCGCAAAAGCGCTTGAAAACGGACTTTCCAGAGGATTCAACGAGAGTGTGATGGCGGCCGCCGAAACCTGCATCGGCCTGCTCAAGTTTTACCGAGTTTCCTATCCAACACCTGTTGGCACTTCGATACCCGCAGACAAGGTGAAATGGCACCTGGACAACTTCGCACCCCTCGTCCTTTCTGCGCTCAAATGCGCTCGCCTGGATGGCATCGACGTTGCAGCAGCGTCTGATGGGGTGGAAGTCTGGACTTACCGTGGGTGCGGCCGTTCCGAGACGCTGGATGTTGCGCCGCCCTCAGATCAAAGATGGCCGATGGACGGTGCGATAGCCGACCGATTGTTCGCGACGATGGTCCGCTGAACCCTTCATCATTTGCACGCAGCGATCAGCCAGGGCCGTTGAATAGAAGCGGTTGAGGACGGCCGCTTTCGGCCGATAGCGGACATCGGGGCAGGGCGGAGACCGGATCGGATGCTAATGTCCGCTTTCGGCCCATAGCGGACACAGGGAAGGCATTCCGCATGTCCCGTAACGTTGCCTTGCTCATAACTGCAACAATCTGGCCAGCCACGTTGGCGATCTTCGGCGCGCAAGCGCTGCGTGGCGTCGGTCCGATATCTGGCAACGTTTTTGTCTGGTGTGCGCTTATCGGGTTTGCAGTTGGGGTCGCAGTGTATGGGCATGGCTGGAAGGGCATGCATCTGGTTGCGGGTCTGTCCGTCCCTAACGTGCAGGATCACGAACGTCCCCTCAGCCGCCGGCGGATCGCAGGCCTCGTCTCCTCCGGCGCCGGCGTTGGCGCTCTGGCTGTTCCGCTGGTCACGTGGATGGTTGGGAACGCCACTGGCATCGGTGTCGCGTCCCAGTTCGCGGCGGTGACCGTCGTGGTCGCTTCCTGCATCTGTTGCCTACTCCTGATCTCCACCGGCTTGCGTGCCTGGGCCCGGTACACCAGCAGGAGATGACCGAGGGTGACGTCCGCTTATGGCCGATAGCGGTCATTGGGGTAGGGCGGACGATGGGAGCTGGTGCTAATGTCCGCTTTCGACCCAAAGCGGTCATTCAAATCAGGGACGACCTTCATGAACCGAATGACGTGCAGCTCTCCACTGCGACAGACAAGCGACAGGAAGCAAGTGCATGCCAAGTGGCTGACGTGGCTGACCTGTGCGGCACTTCTCGCGCACTTGCCCGCGCAATGTGCGGAGGCGTCGGACGAGAATCTCGTACTCGACGTCCGCTTCTCATGCGCAGAATCTGGTTTTCCGCAGTTGCGGATTTCACTGCGAAACCAGGGTAATCAAGACCTGATCATGCACGTTGACCAACTTCCGCAAAGTACGAGTAGTGGTGTGATGGAGCTTGGATTCAATCGAGTGAATGAGGACTCCAGGCCGCTGTTCGAAACGCTCAAAGGAACGGTCGAGCGCGGCTTTGTAGTGCTGCCTGCTGGCGGGGTGGTTGCAGGCTCTGTCCCTTTGGATAACGAAGATTTCCAGCAATCAGTTGCTGCTGAGCCCACTTTCGTCGCCTGGAACTACACGCCCACCGGCATCAATCCCCATGCGGTTAGTGGGCGGACGGGTGGGATTTACTTGTCTTCCCACCTCCTAAGCCGTTGCCAAGATCAGACCGGGCGGCAAGCGTCCGCTCCTGGCCGATAGCGGACATTCGGGCGCGGCGGGCAGTCAAACGAATCCGCGCAAGAGGCGAGATGGTGGGGGGCGACGCTGCTTGTAAGGATGGCAAGACGTTCTGTGTCGCGAACCCAGAGCAGCAGAGCGACAGTACTGACACCACTGTTACGTACATGACGGTCTATGACTTCCGTGTCCCGCTGCACAGGCAGTAGAACGTCCGCTTCTGGACGACAGCGGACAGTGGCGGGCTGAGGTCCCGCTACTGGCAAGCAGGTCTAATGCACCAGACGAGTTGCGTGCGCAGGCCCTAGCTTCGACGAAGCCCCTTCAACTGCCGGTGCCGACACCGTGGCAATCCATCCGCTGATGGCATCGAGGAAGCCCGGTACGTATTCCGGGCGAAGCTGTGCGTACTCCGCGCGCGCTCCGGACTTTGCAGCCCAGAACTGGTGATTCGCGCCATCGAATACGGTGATCTTGAGCTGCTTGTTGCCGCCTTCTCGCAGGGCCGTTTCGATCCTGTCCACATTGCGTGCCGGGGGAACCATCGTGTCCAGCTCCCCGAAAAGCGCAAGCACGGGCACGTGTATACGGCGTAGCGCCGGAGCCGGATCGAACTCCACCGTGTAGCACAGCGGGTGCAGTCGGGTCAGGCGACAGGCCGGGGCGATGGCATCCATGACACCAAGCCAGCGGTCGACGACCCTGACGCGCTTCTCCACCTCAACAAGCGGATGGCCACTGCGCAGCAGTTCGTTGCGCTCGTCCGTCAGCACCTGCTCACGGACGGTCTCGCCTGGCCCCGCCATGAGCACGACGAAGGCCACGTCTGGCGAGTTGGCTGCGGCCAATTCGGCGACCCACCCGCCTTGACTGTGACCCAGAATGCCAACGTGTCCGGCATCGATCTCCGGCCGCGCACGGAGCCATTGCAATGCGTTCAGCACGTCCCGGGCGCGATCCTCGATGCGTTCGTGCTTCCA
It includes:
- a CDS encoding M24 family metallopeptidase; the protein is MRRRDFLSAAVAATGAFMLPGGSALAAPTGVAGLTSLTVGAKPIPAEERLARIAKLQRLMVDRKIDALILESGSSLDYFTGIQWHRSERTTAAVIPARGDVVVVTPAFEEPSVRETLAVSGDVRPWNEHESPFERLVGVLRDRGVSSGAIAFEPTTRVFIVDGVREAGAGGYRVVSGDALVKAVRLIKSPAELALMQAANNVTLAALRHVHGNVRQGMRPDEIAAMTNAATVALGGEPGFALVLLNEASAYPHGSKQPQIVREGSVILMDVGCTVHGYQSDISRTWVMGQPTAKQRKVWETVKRGQELALATAKPGTPVGAIDDAVRAYYEKEGWGPGYRLPGLSHRTGHGIGLDGHEPPYLVHGDTTPLAPGMCFSDEPGLYIPGEFGIRMEDCWYMTETGPKLFTELARSIEAPI
- a CDS encoding alpha/beta hydrolase family protein, coding for MLLSLILAPVMRATELMLHRPTRQATFVSAAFDRPTLKARRIIVVVAVSTVCGFSASALAQSDAGGTAAVTVASTLTPQSLDVQIGEGRAVLAGTLVLPSKATRSPAVVMVSGSGPNDRYGHIRGFPAYGVIAEHLARSGTAVLLLDRRGVGGSAGNWKHERIEDRARDVLNALQWLRARPEIDAGHVGILGHSQGGWVAELAAANSPDVAFVVLMAGPGETVREQVLTDERNELLRSGHPLVEVEKRVRVVDRWLGVMDAIAPACRLTRLHPLCYTVEFDPAPALRRIHVPVLALFGELDTMVPPARNVDRIETALREGGNKQLKITVFDGANHQFWAAKSGARAEYAQLRPEYVPGFLDAISGWIATVSAPAVEGASSKLGPAHATRLVH